DNA sequence from the Dethiosulfovibrio salsuginis genome:
TAAACCGCATCATGGCTCAGACCCTCCGGGGAAACCCCAACTTCAACGGGATTTGGGGCTGCTGGGAGCCCAACTCATTCGACGGCAGAGACAGCGAATTCGCAGGAGCCGAAGGACACGACGGGACGGGACGTTTCGTTCCCTACTGGTACAGGGATGGGGGAAATATACTCCTGATACCCCTCACGGAATACGGACCTGGAGAGGATAACGAGTGGTATGTCGAACCGCTGAACGGCCCCAAAGCCACCATCACAGAGCCCTACTTCGACGATCAGATAAACAAGGTCGTGATCAGCCTTATTATTCCCCTGGAGGCGGAGGGGAAAAGGATTGGAGTGGTGGGCGTAGATCTGGACATGGCCCCTATCGACGGGATTATCGGCGAGATGAAACTCTACGAGACGGGATTTGGAAGGCTGATGTCCTACACCGGAACCTTAGCCAGCCACCCGGATAAGGCAAGGATCGGCAAGATAGCCGGAGAGCTTAAGGGAGAGAGAGGAGCGACCACACTTAGAAGAATCCAATCGGGAGAATCATTCATAGAGGTAGCATGGTCCCAGTCGCTGGGCCAAAACACCCTGAAGGCCTTCGCACCGATCCAGGTCATAGGAACCGATACGCCCTGGAGCCTTGGGGTGGTCCTCAGGGAGGACGAGGTAATGGCCTCGTCGGTACGGGTAATGACCCTGTCCCTCATCGTGTCTCTAGCGGGAGCTCTCTTAATAGCACTCCTTGTGTGGCTCATAGTGAGACAGGTAGTCAGGCCTATAAAAAGGGTGGTCCATCTGGCCTCTATGGCCAGGGACGGAGACCTGACCATAACGAGAGAGGACTTTAACGTCCGCTCCCAAGACGAAATAGGGATCATGGCCGACGCCTTTTCCGCCATGATCGCCAACCAGAGGGAAGCGGTCAGGGCCATAGCCTCAGCGGCGGAAAAACTCGGCACGACCGCCGAAGAGTTCGCCGCCCTGGCGGAGGAGTCCAACGCCGGAGTCGAGGAGTCTCGGGCTGGTGTCAACGACATATCCTTCCAGGTAGAGAGCCTGGCGACCGCCAGCGAGGAGATCAACGCCAGCGTTGAGGAGGTCGCAAGCGGGGCCCAATCTTCCTCCAGGAAAAACGTCGAGATGGCCTCCGATGCGGACAGGGCAAAGGCAGCAGGGGAGAGCGGCGCCGAGGCGGCGGAAAAGGTGGCTAGAAGCATAAAGGCTGTGGCAGAAGGATCGGAGATCGCCGCAGGTGAGGTCAAAGGACTCAGCGACAGGGCCAGAGAGATTCAGAGCTTCGTCCAGGAGATAGGGACCATCGCCGACCAGACCAACCTGCTGGCTCTAAACGCAGCCATAGAGGCGGCAAGGGCGGGAGAGGCCGGCCGAGGGTTCGCCGTAGTCGCCGACGAGGTAAGAAAGCTGGCGGAGAGCAGCAACGTATCGGCCCGTAAGATAGCCGACCTGGCGGGAGAGATAACCGAAGACCTGGACAGGATTGCCCTGTCCTCGGAGAGTAACGCCACCAGATCCAGACAATCCAGCGACCTGGCCGACGAGACCATCGAGACCATCAGGGCCATGATGGAGGAGATATCGGACATAACCATGGCCATCCACGATCTGGCTGCGGTATCGGAGGAACAGTCGGCGTCCAGCGAGGAGATAGCCTCGGCGGTCCAGAACATAGCCTCCCAAGTGGCGGCTGCGGCTGGATCGGTGGACGTAATTCGGACTCAGATGACCGAGGTCAGCACCTCCGCAGAGAGGGTCGCTCTAGGGGCGGAGGACCTGTCGATCCTTTCGGAGGAACTGAGGCGACAGGTTGGGGCCTTTAAACTGGTTCGGGATCCAGGCCACAGCATTTCTCCCCGTAAAAAGTGAGCCTATCGCCCTATAAAATCCCGCCCTAAAAGCTGAGGGACCTCTCGAGAGGTCCCTCAGCTTTTTAACAGGCTCTTCGCAGATCAAACCGGTAGGTTTGCCGATAAAGGGCCGTCGCCATAACCCGAGACAAAAACATGACTCCCAGGTATAATGCTCATGACTACTATGAGGGAGTGATATATCTCTATGGGCCTTGATATTAGGGGACTGTCCATCAGCTACGGAGATCACAGGGTAGTGGAGGACCTTAGCTTTGAGGCACCCTCCGGGACCCTGCTAAGCCTGCTGGGCCCCAGCGGTTGTGGCAAGACAACCGTACTAAACGGCATCGCCGGATTTTTGCCTCTGATTTCGGGGAAGATTCTCTTCGACCACAGGGAGATTCAGGACTTAAAGACCCAGAGCCGGAACATAGGCATGGTGTTCCAGAACTACGCCCTCTATCCACACATGACCGCCTTCGAGAACATAGCCTTCCCTCTGAGGGTGATGGGACTCACCAAGGGGGATATCCGCCGCAAGGTGGAGGAGATGGCGGAGATGACACAGATAGGGTCGATCCTCCACAGAAAGCCCGGCCAGATATCCGGAGGGCAGCAGCAGAGGGTAGCCATATCAAGGGCTCTGGTCAAAAAACCGGACCTGCTGCTTCTGGACGAGCCTCTGTCGAACCTGGACGCAGGTCTGAGGATCGAGATGAGGGAGGAGATCCGGCGAATACAGAGGGAGACCGGCACTACCACCCTGTTCGTCACCCACGACCAGGAGGAGGCGTTGAGCATGTCGGACCGAATAGTCCTCCTGGACAGAGGGACCATACAGCAACAGGGCACCCCTCAGGAGCTGTACCGCAGTCCGGCAAACCTGTTTACCGCCCGGTTTTTCGGCAACCCTCCGGTGAACGTCCTGGAGGGAGAGGGGACCGGCGATGGACTACGGCTTGGGCCTACCGTCCTTCCCGTTCCGGTGAAATTCGGCCAGGCAACCACAGCGGTCGTCCGCTGCGAGGACCTGAGGATCTGCGCCGAGGGAGGGCACTTTCAGGGCTCGGTCCTATCGTCGGAGATTCTGGGCAGGGACTCGCTGGTAAAGGTCTCCTGGGAGGGAGGAGTCCTCAGGCTGATTGTGCCGAGCGACCGTTCCCCGAGCCCCGGGGAAAACCTGGCTCTTGAGGTGAACCTTCGGGAGCTACAGCTTTTCGACCTAGAGACCGGAAAGTCTTTGAGGGCTGATGGGCCATGAAAAAACTGGCCTACGGCCTGATCTGGCTGTCTCCGGTGATAGCGGTGCTGGCGGTGTTCACCCTCTATCCAGCCTACAAGACGGTGGATATGAGCTTCTACACCCGGTACAACTACCTTAGAAACCTGGTCTTCGAGAGAGGGTTTGAAAACTACCGCTACTTAGTAGAGGACCGAGACTTCTGGAAGGCCATGGGGAACACCCTCTTCTACCTGGGCTGGACCATGCCCCTGTCCATGGGGCTGGGGCTGGCAGGTGCCATAGCCCTCAACGGAAGCATAAGGTTTAAGAGGTTTTTCCAGACCGTCTACTTTCTGCCCTTCGTGACCTCCACCGTGGCGGTGGCTCTGGTGTGGAACTGGATATTTCACTCCCGTCACGGCCTGATAAACGCCTTTTTAGCGTCGGTTGGAATGGAGGCAATCGGCTGGCTACAGGAACCCTACTGGGGGAGGATAGCCCTGGTCATAGTGGGGGTCTGGAAAAGCGCGGGATACAACCTGCTCATATTCCTGACGGGACTCCAGACCATAGACGGCAATTTTCGCCGTGCCGCCGAGGCCGACGGAGCTGGGTTCTGGCAGAGGACATTCCGCATAACCGTCCCTCTTCTCTCTCCGTCCATACTGTTCGTGGCGGTCATAACGGCCATAAACTGTTTTAAGGTCTTCGACATGTCCTATATGCTATTCAGAAACACCTCCGGGCCGTCCCAGTGCGGACTGACCTTGGTCTACTACGTCTACGAGAAGTTCTACAACCAGCACCACTACGGCATAGCCTCGGCAGCGGTGGTCGTACTTTTCCTCATCATAACCGGCTTCAACCTGATCCAGTTCAGGATCGGAAGAAGCAAGGTCCACTACTAGGTGATCACCTTGAAAAAGCTGAAGAGACTGCCCCTATACCTGTGCCTATCCATAGGCTGTGTCCTGGCCCTTATGCCCTTTGTCTGGATGATCGCCACGTCCCTCAAATCGGGGGGAGAGACCTTCGCCGTGCCGCCAACCTTCGTGCCGTCGATATTTCGCTGGGAAAACTACGTCCAGGTCGCCAGGGAGATACCCCTCGGCAGGTATATATTCAACAGCCTGGCGGTGACCCTGTCGATCACCGCAGCGACACTGGTGTCCACGGTTATGGCGGCCTTCGCCTTCTCCAGGCTGGAGTTTCCCGGCAGGGACCTGATCTTCTCCGTAACCGTGGCGACCATGGTCATACCGGGAGAGGCGTTGCTCATACCCAACTACGTCACCATATCCCAGATGGGGCTCATAAACAGCTACACCGCCCTCATCCTGCCCTGGACGGTGAGCGCTTTCTCCATCTTTCTGCTGAGACAGTATTTTCTATCCGTCCCCTCCAGCCTGTACAACGCCGCCAAGGTGGACGGCTGTTCGGACCTGAGGTTTTTGGTTCAGATAATGGTCCCTGTGGCAAAACCGGCTCTGGTGACCGTAGGCTTACTTAGGGTCATAAACAGCTGGAACGAGTTTTTATGGCCCCTCATAGTCACCGACCTCCCCCACATGAGGACCCTTCCTGTGGCCCTGTCGGTGTTCACCAACGA
Encoded proteins:
- a CDS encoding methyl-accepting chemotaxis protein, which encodes NRIMAQTLRGNPNFNGIWGCWEPNSFDGRDSEFAGAEGHDGTGRFVPYWYRDGGNILLIPLTEYGPGEDNEWYVEPLNGPKATITEPYFDDQINKVVISLIIPLEAEGKRIGVVGVDLDMAPIDGIIGEMKLYETGFGRLMSYTGTLASHPDKARIGKIAGELKGERGATTLRRIQSGESFIEVAWSQSLGQNTLKAFAPIQVIGTDTPWSLGVVLREDEVMASSVRVMTLSLIVSLAGALLIALLVWLIVRQVVRPIKRVVHLASMARDGDLTITREDFNVRSQDEIGIMADAFSAMIANQREAVRAIASAAEKLGTTAEEFAALAEESNAGVEESRAGVNDISFQVESLATASEEINASVEEVASGAQSSSRKNVEMASDADRAKAAGESGAEAAEKVARSIKAVAEGSEIAAGEVKGLSDRAREIQSFVQEIGTIADQTNLLALNAAIEAARAGEAGRGFAVVADEVRKLAESSNVSARKIADLAGEITEDLDRIALSSESNATRSRQSSDLADETIETIRAMMEEISDITMAIHDLAAVSEEQSASSEEIASAVQNIASQVAAAAGSVDVIRTQMTEVSTSAERVALGAEDLSILSEELRRQVGAFKLVRDPGHSISPRKK
- a CDS encoding carbohydrate ABC transporter permease; its protein translation is MITLKKLKRLPLYLCLSIGCVLALMPFVWMIATSLKSGGETFAVPPTFVPSIFRWENYVQVAREIPLGRYIFNSLAVTLSITAATLVSTVMAAFAFSRLEFPGRDLIFSVTVATMVIPGEALLIPNYVTISQMGLINSYTALILPWTVSAFSIFLLRQYFLSVPSSLYNAAKVDGCSDLRFLVQIMVPVAKPALVTVGLLRVINSWNEFLWPLIVTDLPHMRTLPVALSVFTNEAGIRYHLMMATSTVIVAPVIVLYLLLQRNFIRAIGGSGIKG
- a CDS encoding carbohydrate ABC transporter permease gives rise to the protein MKKLAYGLIWLSPVIAVLAVFTLYPAYKTVDMSFYTRYNYLRNLVFERGFENYRYLVEDRDFWKAMGNTLFYLGWTMPLSMGLGLAGAIALNGSIRFKRFFQTVYFLPFVTSTVAVALVWNWIFHSRHGLINAFLASVGMEAIGWLQEPYWGRIALVIVGVWKSAGYNLLIFLTGLQTIDGNFRRAAEADGAGFWQRTFRITVPLLSPSILFVAVITAINCFKVFDMSYMLFRNTSGPSQCGLTLVYYVYEKFYNQHHYGIASAAVVVLFLIITGFNLIQFRIGRSKVHY
- a CDS encoding ABC transporter ATP-binding protein produces the protein MGLDIRGLSISYGDHRVVEDLSFEAPSGTLLSLLGPSGCGKTTVLNGIAGFLPLISGKILFDHREIQDLKTQSRNIGMVFQNYALYPHMTAFENIAFPLRVMGLTKGDIRRKVEEMAEMTQIGSILHRKPGQISGGQQQRVAISRALVKKPDLLLLDEPLSNLDAGLRIEMREEIRRIQRETGTTTLFVTHDQEEALSMSDRIVLLDRGTIQQQGTPQELYRSPANLFTARFFGNPPVNVLEGEGTGDGLRLGPTVLPVPVKFGQATTAVVRCEDLRICAEGGHFQGSVLSSEILGRDSLVKVSWEGGVLRLIVPSDRSPSPGENLALEVNLRELQLFDLETGKSLRADGP